The genomic interval GCGCTGCCGCCGCCCGGCGCGGTTTCCACGTTGAACGTTTGTAGTTCCAGCAGCTGGCGCACGCTTTCCAGAAGGCGCGGGTCGTCGTCGACGACGAGGATGCGAGGGGTCTGTGGTGTGCCGGGTTCGTTCATGTGCGGCTCCCGCCGTGGTCTCGCATCATCGCGGGGGCTATCCCTGTCCCGCCCCGAGGGCTCCGGTTTCGGCCTCGCGATGGGGGAGCCGAATCTCGAACCGCGTTCCTTCGCGGTCGCTGTCGCACTGGATGTGAGCGCCGATCTCGTCCGCCAGGCGGCGGACAATACTCAGGCCTAGCCCGGCGTGCCCCCCGCCCTTGGCGGATTCTACCGGGCGATAATGGGCCGCGCGGACCTCCGGTGGAAGCCCGGGGCCGTCGTCGGCGACCACCAGTGCCACCACGCTGGTCCCATTGAAGCTCTCGGGGTCGCGGGTCTGCAGCCGAATGACGCCCCCCGGCTGCAGGGCCTCGGCGGCGTTTTTGAGCAGGTTCGTCAGAATCTGGCGCACATGGTCGCTGGAGACAGACAAGGGCGGATCGCCGGGTGCCAGATCCAGTTCCAGGCGGATGCCCCGCGTGTGGCAAAGAGAGCGGTCCACGATGTCGGCCACGTCCTGGACCAGCCGATTAAGCGAGGATGGCGGCCCGTCCACTGCCTGGTCGGGTTCCTTTAGACGCAGCAGGATGCGGCCGACGCGATCAATCTCCTCCTTGATCAGGGCCAGTTCCTGGCTGGCCTCGTGCTCATCGCCCAGCTTTGTGTTCAACACACCCAGATAATTCTGGATGATGCTGAGGGGGTTGCCCGCCTCGTGCAGCGTCTCGCGGATTCGCTCCTGCGTCGTATCGTCGGTGTGCGCTTGCTCGGGCGGGTCGGACTGCGAGGTGCACAGCGCGCGTGCAATCTCTCGCGCCAGGGCCCGGACAAATCCGGTTCGGGGTTCCAGGGTCTGGGCACGTACTCGGTCCAGTCCCAGGATCAGCACCCCTGCGGGCGAGGAGTTGGCATCCGCCAGCAGAGGGAATGCCCAGATCACCTCGGCACCGCAGAGCCGGAACAACTGCTGGTCGATGACCGGTGCAGGTGTCTCGCCATTGGGTTTGTGCTGGCGCATCTCGCGATCCAGCAGGGTGTCGGTCACAAGGCTCCGTCCCGGCAGCAGGGGCAGGGTGAAGTCGGGCTCGTCTTCCTCGCCGAGCCAAGCGGAGACCGATGCACCGTCCGCGTCTGTCAGGAACATCAGGCTGTGCTCGACACCCAGGGTGAGAAACAGCGTTCGCTGGGCGGCCAGAAAATGCTCTCGGGGGGTCCGCGAGGCGCGAAGCTCGCCGGACAGCCGCTCCAGCTCGGTGAGGTCGCGGACACGCATCCCCAGCGCCTCGCGCGCCGCCTGATCGGGGTGATGTGCCTCGATATTCGCGGTTTCGGCTCCCGCGTCCAGCTCGATGCCCAGGGAACCGGCAACCCGGGTGACATCGTCTTCGATGCGGTTGCGCAGTTCCCGGGTCAGGCCGTCATTGAGCCCAAACAGGTCGTGGGCGGCTGCCAGGGCCGGGTCGCCGATGGCGTCGGGTGGTTCGTCGCCAAGTCGGCTGGCGAGATGGACAATCTTGACCAGGTGGTGTGCATCGCGCACTTGTGCCGTGGGTTCGAGGTGGAAACGCACCGCATCGGTGACGAAGCCGTCCAGGCCCCATTGGTCCAGGTGTTCGGCGGCCAGTTCTGCATGGTGTTGACCGTAGGTCGCCTGTTCGCGGGAGACCAGCTCGCGGTGGTCGCTGCTGGCCTCGAGCAGCGGCCAGTAGCGCGCTTCGTCGGACGCCAGTCGCATCAGCTTGCCGAGATCAACCAGAAGCCCTGACAGATACGCCTCTTCGGGCCGTGGGTGGCGTGTCAGGGAGGCGAGGACCTGGCCGAGCATGGCGGTGGTCAGCGCACGGCGCCAGATGGTCCGAAGCGTGCTGGTGCGCTTGGGCTGGTAGCGGCCGAAAAGCTGCTGGATCGCGGCGGTCAGGGCGAGGCTGCGCACGGTGTCCAGCCCCAGGCTGAAAAGGGCTCTATCGATGGTGCGACACGGCGAGCCGCGGTAATAGAACGGGGAGTTGGCTGCCGCGAGGAGGCGTGTGGTCATGCCGGTGTCGCGCAGAATGGCACGGCTGAGGGCCTCGAAATCGGCCTCCGCCGCCTGGCCCGCATCGAGAACGGACGTCAGGGCCTGTGGCAGGCTGGGGATGGTTTCGGTTGCCGTATGCGCCGTGGCCATGCTTCTCCCCGGGACCCGAGGGGGTGCCCTTGTATTGCCCCGATCCGTTGCTGCGTCGCGGCTTCTCGCCCTGGTTCCCGACTATACTGCTGGGACTTGCGTTGCGCCAGCGATTCCAGTAGACGAGACGTTAGGCGTGCGTGAGGCCTATCCCGTGAGGCCACTTCGGAGGCAGGAAGCTTTGAAGCCCATGATCGACAGGCAGTCTGGCACGGCTCGCGTCCAGTCAGCTCAGCCGCGTGTCCTGACAGTGACCAGCGGCAAGGGGGGCGTGGGCAAGTCCAGTATCGCGGTTAACCTCGGGATTACCCTGGCCCGGGCGGGGCGCCGGGTCTGCATCCTGGATGCCGACACGGGGCTTGCCAATGTGAATATCCTGCTGGGGCTGCACCCGCAAAAGGGGCTGGCCGAGGTCCTGACGGGGGAGTGTCCGGTCGAGGATGTCCTTCTCGAGGGCCCCCATGGCCTGAAAGTCATTCCGGGGGCCTCGGGTATCCGCGATTGCGTGGAGTTGTCGGCGGCCCGACAGCGGCGGCTGGTGACCGAGCTGGCGCGGATCGAGCAGCATTTCGATGACCTGATCCTGGATACCGCCGCGGGGATTGGCGATACCACCCTGGATTTCGTCGCCGCCGGACATCAAGTGCTCCTGGTCATTACGCCGGAGCCGACCTCGCTCACCGATGCCTTTTCGTTATTGAAGGTCGCCCTGCGCAGGTATCCGCTGGACTGTCAGGTGGTCGTGAACATGGTGGCCGACATCAGTGAGGCGCGGGCGGTGTATCAGCGCTTCAGTGGTGCGGTGGAGAAGTATCTGAAGATCTCGGTGGGCTTTCTCGGGTTCATTCAGCGCGACGAGAGTCTGCGTGCGGCGGTGACCCTGCAGCACCCCGTGGCGATGTTCTCGGAGCATGATCCGTCAGTACGTCCGTTTCAGCGGCTGGCACAGGCCTTGAACGATCTCTCCTGGGACCCCTCGAACCAGGCCTCGTTCAGCCGTTTCTGGTTCCGGCATCTATTGCGCAAACCCGCATCGAGCGAGCCAGTGGCGGTTGACGCCGGGGCGGATGAGACACCGTCGGAGCCGCCGCTTGCCGAACGGGGTGGCACTCCGGATGTGGAAGTCCCGGCACCGGAGTCCGGCAGTGAGGTGAAGAAGCGGTTCGAGGCCCTGAGGCGGGAGTTCCGTGCCCTGGCGAGCGCGGTCGACGAGCCCTGTGCGCTGGCCGAGTGGATCCAGACGCTGGAGGCCGACTATCGCGATCGCTTTGGCATCCCCGCGGTAGAGCCGGAGGCGCTGATCGAATGGCTGATCGAGCACCCCGCGACTTCCGAAGGCGTACTTAAGCGCATCGGCGCGCGCCTGGAACAGGCAACCCGCGGAGAGGATGCCGCTTGCCCGGAGCCGCCCGAAAACGTGGTGACGCCCGACTTTGGCCGCTACGGCCCGCTGGCGGCGAGCGAGCGCCCAACGCCGATCCCGAAACCCGATGCCATACACCGGGTGGATGTGGCGGTGTTCGGCTCGCAGCAGGACCTGTTGCAGTGGTTGCGCGATTCCCGCGACGAGGGACAGCTACTGATCGAGCAGCTCGAACGGCGCGGGGACGGTGTAGCCCCGTCCCCGCCCATCGGCAACCCGAACGGCGATGATTCGACCGATCCGTCTTCCGGGCTACTTGGGCCCGAGGAGGAGCCAGGCGATCAGCCCCGCCACTGGCAGGAACAGCAGGATCAGAATCCACAGTAGCTTGACCATCGGCCCAGCCGGGCTTTGCGCGGTACGGACGATGGCCCAGATCACGATGATCAGCCAGATCAGACCGAGAATTCCGGTAACTTCGATACCCATGGGGGCTCCTTGTCGGCTCGAGTGCCGTGTCCGTTGAGCGTAGCACCATGGCACGCGGCGGGGGCACGGCCAATCGAAAAGCGGTGGAGTGTGTTGCGCTTCGCCGAACCGGCTATGCTGCGGAACTTCTCTCGAATCGACGATCGGTGAGCATGAAGATATGGGTAGACGCGGACGCCTGTCCCGCGGTGATCAAGGAGATTCTTTTCCGGGCGGCCAACCGCACTCAGGTGCCGCTGACCCTGGTGGCCAATCAGCCGCTGCGCACCCCACCGTCGAAATGGATCGATGCCATTCAGGTGGGTGCCGGCTTCGACGTGGCCGACAACGAGATCGTGCGGCGGCTGGAGTCGGGGGACCTGGTGATCACCGCCGACATCCCGCTGGCGGCCGAGGCCATTGCCAAGGGCGCCCAGGCCCTGAATCCGCGCGGCGAGCTGTATACCGAGGGGACGATCCGCGAGCGCCTCAGCATGCGCGACTTCATGGAGACCCTGCGCTCCAGCGGCGTGGATACGGGCGGTCCCGCCGCCTTCAGCCAGGCCGATCGCCAGGCCTTCGCCAACCAGCTCGACCGCTTGCTGACCCGTCAGGCAAAAGCCCGGTAGGCGGCTCGTTCAGCGTTTCCCAAGTGGGGTCGGCAGGTCGTCGATGCTGACCGCATTCTTTTCCTCCCAGTAGCGTTCCAGGCCCTCGGGGCCCTTGCGTTCGCTCCACTCGGTCAGGGTGGGGCGTGGCTGGAGTTCGCCTTCGGGTACGCCGAAGCCACAGGAGGTCTGAATGCGGTGGATCTCGATGTCGATGATCTGCCGCGTTCCCGGATGTGCAGGGAACGCGCTGTACAGGGATTCCCAGTCGCCATCGGTCGGGAGCACGGTTCGCCCGCGGCCGTATAGCCGGAGAATCTTCGGTTTTCCGGAAAAGGCACAGAACATCAGCGTAATGCGGCCGTTTTCGGCCAGATGGGCGGAGGTCTCGTTGCCGGAGCCGGTCAGGTCGAGATAGGCCGCGCGGCGAGGACCCAGGACGCGCAGGGTGTCCAGCCCCTTGGGAGACAGGTTCACGTGGCCGTCGGCCGCGAGCGGGGCGGAGCCCACGAAATAAACCGGCTGTTCGAGGATGAAGCCCGTGAGTCGTTCGTCGAGGGCAGGGAAGGTCTTGGCCATTGGCATTACCGGCTTGATTGGGGTGAATCGAGACGTTGAAGGCAGGTTTCGGTACCCTCGCGAGCGTACTACAACGTTGCTTCGGCCCGGAGATTCACATGAGACATTCGCTGCGCCCCCTGCTCCTGACGCCCATCCTGGTGGTGGGGCTTGCCGCCTGCGGGGGTGGTGAGCGTGTGTCCGAGGTAACGCTGGCCCAGTTGGCGGGTGCGGCGGGCGAATTCAACGGTGAGCTGGTGCAGACCGAGGGCGTGGTCAAGCGCTTTGACGAGGACCCCGAACGCTACCACTACTGGCTGGAAGACGAGGATGTGAACCGCGTGGCGGTCGAGCCTCACGACGAGGTATCGGATCGGCTGGGGGAACATATCCGCGTGGTCGGGCGCTTCAGCTACCACCCGGAAGAAGGCCGCCTGATCGAGATCGACCCGGCCGCAACGGCAGCCCTGGATGCGACGCCTTAGGGACAGTGTTTCCCAAGATGGAGATTCGCTGGGCGGCAAGTTGAAGCCCAACCACAAGGCCCTGGAGGAGAGATGAGCGAGTGGATCGACGTGGCACCGGTCGACAGTATCGCGGACGGTGAACATCGTCTGGTAGATACGGCGGGAACCGAGGTTGCGATCTTCAACCTCGACGGCGAGTTCTTCGCGGTCGAAAACCTCTGCACGCACGAAGAAGTCCCCATCGCCGATGGCGAGCTCGACGATGACTGTATCACCTGCCCTTTGCACGAGGCCCAGTTCTGCCTGCGCACCGGCGAGGTGATGGAGCCCCCGGCGGAGGACCCGCTGACCCGTTTCCCGACTCGAGTGCATGGCGGCATGGTTCAGGTGGGTTCCGAGCCGCTGGACGACTAACTCTCCAGTTAACCTCCCGCGCTACGGTGCAAAATAGCAACTTGTGGCTGTTTTGCCGCTTTCTGACCTGTACACTGGCCGATTAACACTGGGCTAACGGCCGCGCCGCGGCCGGTCGCGAAGGCAGGGCGCATGGCGGGAAAGGACTCCAGAGAACAGGGAAACTACCAGGATGACACGGCGATCTGGAGCGGTCTGTCGGGGCTGTCCGAGGCACAGCGTTCCGAGCTGGCCGCCGGTGTCGCCCCGCGCGTGGTCGATCACCTGGATCAATGCATGGAGTGGGTCGCGACCGAATGGAGCGCCGGGCGCGTCTGGGGCGACCAGGAAAGTGATGCGGTCGAATGGGCCAACCAGTTGCATGGCTATCAGTACGTCCTGCGGCGTGAGTTCGAGGAGGCACTGAACCGCGATCTGCGCACCACCACCTATCCGCCCGAATACGATTTCTCCGGCACGCGCTATGCGGGTGGCGATTCCGGGTTACAAGTGCTCGACGACTACCAGTCCACCCGGCGCTCCCTGCGGCACAAGCTCGAGGGCGTGATCCGCGAGCACAACCGCTACTCCTACTACATGTTCCAGCAGGCCGCGCGCGAGGAGCACCGCTTCGAGCACCCGGGCTGGGCGCCCTGGTCTCCGCTGCACTGGTACGAACGGGTGATCGAGGCCGCCGAACGTCAGTTCGGCCGCACGGCCATGACCCTGGACCTGATGCGGGCCTACGTGAAGTGCATGGGGCGCACAGGCGCCCCGATGCTGGCCTTCGTGGTGGAGACGATTGACGAGTGCGGGCTGGTGACCGAGCCGCCTCGCAGTCCGGAGGCGCACGAGTCGGAAAGCGTGCCCCAGCAACGCGCGAGCTGGGCCCACTACACCGCGGGCAGCCCACCGCGATCCGCCTCCGAATCAACCGCCGGCGGAGACCCGGCGACGCTGGGGCTGGGGGCGGCGGGCTCCAGCGGGACACGCGAAATGCCCGCGCCGGATGCCGACCCCACCGCCTGGGCCATGTGGGCCCGCGCCCTGGTGCAGGCCCAGGGGTTGCCCGCCAGTTCTCCGCATGCGGCCGGCGTGCCGGATGGGGCCGGCTCCGGGGCCGGGGGCGCGGGCGGCGAGCGTGTGGCCCCGGAATCAGCGGAATTCTCGCGCGAGTCCTTGACCCCGTTCATCCTCGATCTGTTGCAGGGGATGTTTGATCACATCTTTCGGCAGGTCGGGTTCAACTCGCGCGTGCGTGCGGCCATTGCCGACATGCAGTTCTCCCTGGCGCGCGTGGTCATCCGTGATCTCTCGTTCTTCCGCGATCGCTCGCACCCGTTACGCCTGTGGATCGGCAGCCTGATCAACACCGGCGTGCGTGTCAGCCCGGATGACCAGGCGGCGGGCAACG from Thioalkalivibrio sp. ALJ12 carries:
- a CDS encoding HDOD domain-containing protein — encoded protein: MATAHTATETIPSLPQALTSVLDAGQAAEADFEALSRAILRDTGMTTRLLAAANSPFYYRGSPCRTIDRALFSLGLDTVRSLALTAAIQQLFGRYQPKRTSTLRTIWRRALTTAMLGQVLASLTRHPRPEEAYLSGLLVDLGKLMRLASDEARYWPLLEASSDHRELVSREQATYGQHHAELAAEHLDQWGLDGFVTDAVRFHLEPTAQVRDAHHLVKIVHLASRLGDEPPDAIGDPALAAAHDLFGLNDGLTRELRNRIEDDVTRVAGSLGIELDAGAETANIEAHHPDQAAREALGMRVRDLTELERLSGELRASRTPREHFLAAQRTLFLTLGVEHSLMFLTDADGASVSAWLGEEDEPDFTLPLLPGRSLVTDTLLDREMRQHKPNGETPAPVIDQQLFRLCGAEVIWAFPLLADANSSPAGVLILGLDRVRAQTLEPRTGFVRALAREIARALCTSQSDPPEQAHTDDTTQERIRETLHEAGNPLSIIQNYLGVLNTKLGDEHEASQELALIKEEIDRVGRILLRLKEPDQAVDGPPSSLNRLVQDVADIVDRSLCHTRGIRLELDLAPGDPPLSVSSDHVRQILTNLLKNAAEALQPGGVIRLQTRDPESFNGTSVVALVVADDGPGLPPEVRAAHYRPVESAKGGGHAGLGLSIVRRLADEIGAHIQCDSDREGTRFEIRLPHREAETGALGAGQG
- a CDS encoding MinD/ParA family protein; translation: MIDRQSGTARVQSAQPRVLTVTSGKGGVGKSSIAVNLGITLARAGRRVCILDADTGLANVNILLGLHPQKGLAEVLTGECPVEDVLLEGPHGLKVIPGASGIRDCVELSAARQRRLVTELARIEQHFDDLILDTAAGIGDTTLDFVAAGHQVLLVITPEPTSLTDAFSLLKVALRRYPLDCQVVVNMVADISEARAVYQRFSGAVEKYLKISVGFLGFIQRDESLRAAVTLQHPVAMFSEHDPSVRPFQRLAQALNDLSWDPSNQASFSRFWFRHLLRKPASSEPVAVDAGADETPSEPPLAERGGTPDVEVPAPESGSEVKKRFEALRREFRALASAVDEPCALAEWIQTLEADYRDRFGIPAVEPEALIEWLIEHPATSEGVLKRIGARLEQATRGEDAACPEPPENVVTPDFGRYGPLAASERPTPIPKPDAIHRVDVAVFGSQQDLLQWLRDSRDEGQLLIEQLERRGDGVAPSPPIGNPNGDDSTDPSSGLLGPEEEPGDQPRHWQEQQDQNPQ
- a CDS encoding PLDc N-terminal domain-containing protein — encoded protein: MGIEVTGILGLIWLIIVIWAIVRTAQSPAGPMVKLLWILILLFLPVAGLIAWLLLGPK
- a CDS encoding YaiI/YqxD family protein — protein: MKIWVDADACPAVIKEILFRAANRTQVPLTLVANQPLRTPPSKWIDAIQVGAGFDVADNEIVRRLESGDLVITADIPLAAEAIAKGAQALNPRGELYTEGTIRERLSMRDFMETLRSSGVDTGGPAAFSQADRQAFANQLDRLLTRQAKAR
- a CDS encoding pyridoxamine 5'-phosphate oxidase family protein, coding for MAKTFPALDERLTGFILEQPVYFVGSAPLAADGHVNLSPKGLDTLRVLGPRRAAYLDLTGSGNETSAHLAENGRITLMFCAFSGKPKILRLYGRGRTVLPTDGDWESLYSAFPAHPGTRQIIDIEIHRIQTSCGFGVPEGELQPRPTLTEWSERKGPEGLERYWEEKNAVSIDDLPTPLGKR
- a CDS encoding non-heme iron oxygenase ferredoxin subunit, yielding MSEWIDVAPVDSIADGEHRLVDTAGTEVAIFNLDGEFFAVENLCTHEEVPIADGELDDDCITCPLHEAQFCLRTGEVMEPPAEDPLTRFPTRVHGGMVQVGSEPLDD
- a CDS encoding DUF1631 family protein codes for the protein MAGKDSREQGNYQDDTAIWSGLSGLSEAQRSELAAGVAPRVVDHLDQCMEWVATEWSAGRVWGDQESDAVEWANQLHGYQYVLRREFEEALNRDLRTTTYPPEYDFSGTRYAGGDSGLQVLDDYQSTRRSLRHKLEGVIREHNRYSYYMFQQAAREEHRFEHPGWAPWSPLHWYERVIEAAERQFGRTAMTLDLMRAYVKCMGRTGAPMLAFVVETIDECGLVTEPPRSPEAHESESVPQQRASWAHYTAGSPPRSASESTAGGDPATLGLGAAGSSGTREMPAPDADPTAWAMWARALVQAQGLPASSPHAAGVPDGAGSGAGGAGGERVAPESAEFSRESLTPFILDLLQGMFDHIFRQVGFNSRVRAAIADMQFSLARVVIRDLSFFRDRSHPLRLWIGSLINTGVRVSPDDQAAGNDAIEAYLQHIQESVNRLRHEADSMDRDAAQALLDDWLAAIEEEDARWQEQQGPHIDPLRQEERAARARRSLTICVLETGAELPERSAEQIAEAWEDLLAADGDSAERLDQVVKDVAKAICNRATPQEVNPMVQRIVATAREAGVSEERVKAVVQHLGQAHLQRIRASGDEPRFDPQERIRARRSIRFEDDDPDLLADQDDPYVFEASRVQVGDWFEFIDKATGETQRMALVWRGEATRRFLFLSLDGVASRRHSLQGVAHEMREGRMRALPRDNPLDAMIR